One region of Azoarcus sp. CIB genomic DNA includes:
- a CDS encoding SRPBCC family protein, translating to MNFEHLLVVNDPDNPLVAPLTREELWFGLLCRAEDSRPFLPGLDACTILSRSDTELVRELRFGSAVIRDHVTLQPMEWVRFDTERTDAHAGGSLTIGIEEPAPKTMVLRFRYRTTLTEQGAVDDVPYVEYIKSAYHQSDVDTLRVIRMIAESGRIQ from the coding sequence GTGAATTTTGAACATCTGCTGGTCGTGAATGACCCGGACAATCCGCTCGTCGCACCGCTCACGCGCGAGGAGCTGTGGTTCGGCCTGCTGTGCCGCGCCGAGGATTCGCGCCCCTTCCTGCCCGGCCTGGACGCGTGCACGATCCTGTCGCGCAGCGACACCGAGCTGGTGCGCGAGCTCAGGTTCGGCAGTGCGGTGATCCGCGACCACGTGACGCTGCAGCCGATGGAATGGGTGCGTTTCGACACCGAGCGCACCGACGCGCATGCCGGCGGCAGCCTCACGATCGGCATCGAGGAACCGGCCCCGAAGACGATGGTGCTGCGCTTCCGCTACCGTACGACCCTGACCGAACAGGGCGCCGTCGACGATGTCCCTTATGTCGAATACATCAAGTCGGCCTACCACCAGTCCGACGTCGACACCCTGCGTGTGATCCGGATGATCGCCGAGTCGGGCCGCATCCAGTAG
- a CDS encoding PAS domain-containing sensor histidine kinase, with product MEKPTDATAACNATDAARITALINRSPVVAIEWRNQPGWPVGFVSDGIAQWGYSRDDFISGNVHYADLIHADDRPRIERDVAEHLANGPDDYRQEYRIRTASGTWIWLDDRTWLTRDVQGAVTEIHGVLLDITATKAAEAEVRRLNATLEDRVAERTAQLQAANQELRSFSYTVSHDLKAPLRGIEGYSQLLLDQYRDRLDEDGRHFLMSIRRGALTMHELIEDLLAYSRIERQTLDIRAVDLPAVVQGVLDGFAHEIQTRGIEVVTNELPPQIRTDPSGLTLVLRNLISNALKFTRATPAARITIDAYRRDRHIVLTVADNGVGFDMKYHDRIFEIFQRLHRAEDYPGTGIGLALVRKALQRMGGTVWAVSEPGQGATFHVELRQ from the coding sequence ATGGAAAAACCGACGGATGCGACCGCAGCGTGCAACGCGACGGACGCCGCCCGCATCACCGCGCTGATCAACCGCTCGCCGGTGGTGGCGATCGAATGGCGTAACCAGCCCGGTTGGCCGGTCGGCTTCGTCAGCGACGGCATCGCTCAATGGGGCTACAGCCGCGATGACTTCATCTCCGGCAACGTCCACTATGCCGACCTGATCCACGCCGACGACCGCCCGCGCATCGAGCGCGACGTCGCCGAACACCTCGCCAACGGTCCGGACGACTACCGCCAGGAATACCGCATCCGCACCGCCTCCGGCACGTGGATCTGGCTGGACGACCGCACCTGGCTCACGCGCGACGTACAGGGCGCGGTGACCGAGATCCACGGCGTGCTGCTCGACATCACCGCGACCAAGGCCGCCGAGGCCGAGGTGCGCCGCCTCAACGCCACGCTGGAAGACCGCGTCGCCGAACGCACCGCGCAGCTGCAGGCCGCCAACCAGGAACTGCGGTCGTTCTCCTACACCGTCTCGCACGACCTCAAGGCGCCGCTGCGCGGCATCGAGGGCTACAGCCAGCTGCTGCTCGACCAGTACCGCGACCGCCTCGACGAGGACGGCCGCCACTTCCTCATGAGCATCCGCCGCGGCGCGCTGACCATGCACGAGCTGATCGAGGACTTGCTCGCCTACTCGCGTATCGAGCGTCAGACCCTGGACATCCGCGCCGTCGATCTGCCCGCCGTCGTGCAGGGCGTGCTCGACGGCTTCGCACACGAGATCCAGACCCGCGGAATCGAGGTCGTCACCAATGAGCTGCCGCCGCAGATCCGCACCGACCCGAGCGGGCTCACGCTGGTGCTGCGCAACCTCATCAGCAACGCCCTCAAATTCACCCGCGCCACGCCCGCAGCGCGCATCACGATCGATGCGTACCGGCGTGACCGTCACATCGTCCTGACGGTGGCGGACAACGGCGTGGGCTTCGACATGAAGTATCATGATCGCATCTTCGAGATATTCCAGCGTCTGCATCGCGCCGAAGACTATCCCGGCACCGGCATAGGGCTCGCGCTGGTACGCAAGGCACTGCAGCGCATGGGTGGAACGGTCTGGGCGGTCAGCGAACCGGGCCAGGGCGCGACCTTCCACGTGGAGCTTCGGCAATGA
- a CDS encoding EAL domain-containing protein: MSAERTSELGGLRVLYVEDNTADADLAQRVLAGVAPDIVLDVVPAQAAALARLEGPLPYDLLLSDLKLPGGSGLELLAEVRQRQLPLAVVMLTGSGDQVAALAALKAGADGYVVKRGDYLAQLPATLHAAFARFLAAPVRRLPPLHVLYGEHDNRRATLTRQHLARHVPHIRLDIVANAAAVLAAVPPDPAQAPDFDVLLLDTGIGGMDGLELVRVLREQRGLARPIVLLTGSGAEEIAAQALNAGVNDCIARYEGYLNALPATLEKVREQAELLRERAELRATSTHLAYLMSASPVVLYTLRMHDGSLVTNWVSANVEHIIGGSVDEVLAPGWWLAHLHPADRKAVLDAQAGLLRDGHLDHEYRFVADDGHVIWIRDQMRVMRADGDAPLEVVGTWTDITAPKRAEQLKAARGSVLNRLVAGDPLPVILEDVVQRLEQLVPQMRASILLLDPATGRLTHGAAPRLPDYYRDAVEQLQPQEGMGSCGTAAVRGEPVIAADVTTDDNWVEFRDIAARVGFRACWSFPVRDAGGTVLGTFAVYFDTPREEDKALVAIIDEFTAITALAVQKVRSNDALRQAAAVIESTRDGVMITDLDRRIVSVNRAWCEMTGFSRDEAIGHAPHLMKSGLQNDAFYRRMWTQITRTGDWQGEIWNRRKNGELYPQWLSISTVHDDERRPTHYVGVMTDISKIKQSEAQLEHLAHYDPLTDLPNRLLVQSRLEHGIERAARQGSHIGVLFIDLDRFKTINDSLGHRAGDEALIAIARRLRDCLKRDDTLARWGGDEFLVILEDLAKPDEAAHAAQTLIDRLREPLELADDQPVYVGASIGVSMYPQDARTAAPLIQHADTALNQAKAQGRNTYRFFTDAMSVEAQRHLSLERRLRHALEHERFVLHYQPQVDIASGRIVGCEALLRWNDPEEGLVPPGRFIPFAEESGLIVPIGDWALHSACQQARRWADAGLPPLRVSVNLSARQLWQAELPDRIAAILKSTGLPPQALELELTESMIMGHEAQAVERLGQLRSMGLRLAIDDFGTGYSSLSYLKNLPIEVLKIDQSFVRNIPQDRNDMEIAGGIIALARKLNLAVTAEGVETAAQLAFLAEQGCDSYQGYLFSRPLPAEEFEKLLTR; encoded by the coding sequence GTGTCTGCTGAACGCACTTCCGAACTAGGCGGATTGCGCGTCCTCTACGTGGAGGACAACACCGCCGACGCCGACCTCGCGCAGCGCGTGCTCGCGGGCGTCGCCCCCGACATCGTGCTGGACGTCGTGCCCGCGCAGGCGGCGGCGCTGGCACGGCTGGAAGGCCCCCTGCCGTACGACCTGCTCTTGTCGGACCTGAAACTGCCCGGCGGGTCGGGCCTCGAGCTGCTCGCCGAGGTGCGCCAGCGCCAGCTGCCGCTCGCCGTCGTGATGCTCACCGGCTCGGGCGACCAGGTCGCCGCGCTGGCAGCGCTGAAGGCCGGTGCCGACGGCTACGTGGTCAAGCGCGGCGACTACCTCGCGCAGCTGCCTGCGACGCTGCACGCCGCCTTCGCGCGCTTCCTCGCCGCCCCGGTGCGCCGGCTGCCGCCGCTGCACGTCCTGTACGGCGAACACGACAACCGCCGCGCAACGCTGACGCGCCAGCACCTCGCCCGCCATGTGCCGCACATCCGCCTCGACATCGTAGCCAACGCCGCCGCGGTGCTCGCCGCCGTTCCGCCGGACCCGGCGCAGGCGCCCGACTTCGACGTCCTGCTGCTCGACACCGGCATCGGCGGCATGGACGGCCTCGAACTCGTGCGCGTGCTGCGCGAGCAGCGCGGCCTCGCGCGCCCCATCGTCCTGCTGACCGGCAGCGGCGCCGAGGAGATCGCGGCACAGGCGCTGAACGCCGGTGTAAACGACTGCATCGCGCGTTACGAGGGCTATCTCAACGCCCTGCCGGCGACGCTCGAAAAAGTGCGCGAGCAGGCCGAACTGCTGCGCGAACGCGCCGAACTGCGGGCGACCAGCACACACCTCGCCTACCTCATGTCCGCGAGTCCGGTCGTGCTGTACACGCTGCGCATGCACGACGGCAGCCTCGTCACGAACTGGGTCAGCGCGAACGTCGAACACATCATCGGCGGTTCCGTGGACGAGGTACTCGCCCCCGGATGGTGGCTCGCGCACCTGCACCCGGCCGACCGCAAGGCGGTGCTCGACGCGCAGGCCGGCCTGCTGCGCGACGGCCACCTCGACCACGAATACCGCTTCGTCGCCGACGACGGCCACGTGATCTGGATCCGCGACCAGATGCGCGTGATGCGCGCGGACGGCGACGCCCCCCTCGAAGTGGTCGGCACCTGGACCGACATCACCGCGCCGAAGCGGGCCGAACAGCTCAAGGCCGCGCGCGGTTCGGTGCTCAACCGCCTGGTCGCAGGCGACCCGCTGCCGGTGATCCTCGAGGACGTCGTGCAACGCCTCGAACAGCTCGTTCCGCAGATGCGTGCGTCCATCCTGCTGCTCGACCCGGCGACCGGCCGCCTCACGCACGGCGCCGCGCCCCGGCTGCCCGACTACTACCGCGACGCCGTCGAGCAGCTGCAGCCGCAGGAGGGCATGGGCTCCTGCGGCACGGCGGCCGTGCGCGGCGAGCCGGTGATCGCCGCAGACGTGACGACGGACGACAACTGGGTGGAGTTCCGCGACATCGCCGCGCGCGTCGGCTTCCGTGCCTGCTGGTCCTTCCCAGTCCGCGACGCCGGCGGCACGGTGCTCGGCACCTTCGCCGTGTACTTCGACACACCGCGCGAGGAGGACAAGGCCCTTGTCGCGATCATCGACGAATTCACGGCGATTACCGCTCTGGCAGTGCAGAAAGTGCGCTCAAACGACGCACTGCGCCAAGCCGCGGCGGTGATCGAGAGCACCCGTGACGGCGTCATGATCACCGACCTCGACCGCCGCATCGTCAGCGTGAATCGCGCGTGGTGCGAGATGACGGGGTTCTCGCGCGACGAGGCGATCGGCCACGCGCCGCATTTGATGAAATCCGGCCTGCAGAACGACGCCTTCTACCGCCGCATGTGGACACAGATCACGCGCACCGGCGACTGGCAGGGGGAAATCTGGAACCGGCGCAAGAACGGCGAACTGTACCCGCAGTGGCTCAGCATCAGCACCGTGCATGACGACGAGCGCCGGCCGACGCACTACGTCGGGGTCATGACCGATATCAGCAAAATCAAGCAATCCGAAGCCCAGCTCGAGCACCTCGCGCACTACGACCCCCTCACCGACCTGCCCAACCGCCTGCTCGTGCAGTCGCGCCTGGAGCACGGCATCGAGCGCGCCGCGCGTCAGGGCAGCCACATCGGCGTGCTGTTCATCGACCTCGACCGCTTCAAGACGATCAACGACAGCCTCGGCCACCGCGCCGGCGACGAAGCGCTGATCGCGATCGCACGCCGCCTGCGCGACTGCCTGAAGCGGGACGACACACTCGCGCGTTGGGGCGGCGACGAGTTCCTCGTCATCCTGGAAGACCTCGCCAAGCCGGACGAGGCCGCCCACGCCGCGCAGACCCTGATCGACCGGCTACGCGAGCCGCTGGAGCTCGCGGACGACCAGCCGGTGTATGTCGGTGCCAGCATCGGCGTGAGCATGTATCCGCAGGACGCACGTACCGCGGCACCGCTGATCCAGCATGCCGACACCGCCCTGAACCAGGCCAAGGCGCAGGGGCGCAACACCTACCGCTTCTTCACCGACGCGATGAGCGTGGAGGCGCAACGCCACCTGAGCCTGGAACGACGACTGCGCCACGCCCTCGAGCACGAGCGCTTCGTGCTGCACTACCAGCCGCAGGTCGACATCGCCAGCGGCCGCATCGTCGGCTGCGAGGCGCTGCTGCGCTGGAACGATCCCGAGGAAGGCCTCGTCCCGCCGGGACGCTTCATCCCCTTCGCCGAGGAAAGCGGCCTGATCGTGCCGATCGGCGACTGGGCGCTACACTCCGCCTGCCAGCAGGCGCGCCGCTGGGCCGACGCCGGTCTGCCGCCGCTGCGGGTGTCGGTGAACCTGTCGGCGCGCCAGCTGTGGCAGGCCGAGCTGCCGGACCGCATCGCCGCGATCCTGAAGAGCACCGGCCTGCCGCCGCAGGCGCTGGAACTCGAGCTCACCGAGAGCATGATCATGGGCCACGAGGCCCAGGCCGTCGAACGCCTCGGCCAGCTGCGCAGCATGGGCCTGCGGCTTGCGATCGACGACTTCGGCACCGGCTATTCCTCGCTGTCCTACCTGAAGAACCTGCCGATCGAGGTGCTCAAGATCGACCAGAGCTTCGTGCGCAACATCCCGCAGGACCGCAACGACATGGAGATCGCCGGCGGCATCATCGCGCTGGCACGCAAGCTCAACCTCGCCGTGACCGCCGAGGGCGTCGAGACCGCAGCCCAGCTCGCGTTCCTCGCCGAGCAGGGCTGCGACAGCTACCAGGGCTACCTGTTCAGCCGCCCGCTGCCGGCCGAGGAATTCGAGAAGCTGCTGACGCGCTGA
- a CDS encoding pseudouridine synthase, with the protein MQIERLLHSQGFGSRKECRALIRAGLVAVAGRILDNPAEEFAPEGLEFSVDDETWVYREQAYLMLHKPAGYECSRHPQFHPSVFALLPDMLANRDVQCVGRLDQDTTGLLLLSDDGQFIHRWSSGKKRTPKVYEVTIKHPVDDALVAALLAGVELVDEPAPIAAAACLQTGERSLRLTITEGKYHQVKRMLAAAGNRVEALHRSVVGGLVLPGDLAPGEWCWLDEADLTQLATYSEEA; encoded by the coding sequence ATGCAAATCGAACGACTACTCCATTCCCAGGGGTTCGGCAGCCGCAAGGAATGCCGCGCCCTGATCCGTGCCGGCCTGGTCGCTGTCGCAGGCCGGATCCTCGATAACCCCGCCGAAGAGTTCGCGCCCGAGGGGCTCGAATTCAGCGTAGACGACGAAACCTGGGTCTATCGCGAACAGGCCTACCTGATGCTGCACAAGCCCGCCGGCTATGAGTGCTCGCGTCATCCCCAGTTCCACCCCTCGGTGTTCGCGCTGCTGCCCGACATGCTGGCGAACCGCGACGTGCAGTGCGTCGGGCGGCTGGACCAGGACACCACCGGCCTGCTGCTGCTCTCCGACGACGGTCAGTTCATCCACCGCTGGAGCTCGGGCAAGAAGCGCACGCCCAAGGTCTATGAGGTCACGATCAAGCATCCGGTCGACGATGCGCTGGTCGCGGCCCTGCTCGCGGGGGTCGAGCTCGTCGACGAACCGGCGCCGATCGCCGCGGCGGCCTGTCTGCAAACGGGGGAGCGGAGTCTAAGGCTCACGATCACCGAAGGCAAGTACCATCAGGTCAAGCGCATGCTCGCCGCAGCGGGCAACCGCGTCGAAGCCCTGCATCGCAGCGTCGTCGGCGGACTGGTCCTGCCCGGGGATCTCGCACCGGGCGAATGGTGTTGGCTCGACGAAGCCGACCTCACCCAACTCGCCACGTATTCCGAAGAAGCCTGA
- a CDS encoding recombination-associated protein RdgC, with translation MWFKNLQIYRVPAGWTMTAEALEEQLARKRFVPCGSQDQETRGWLSPTGDEFLVHRVGGQWLIALGVEHKLLPSSVVKQEAEERAEALAEQQGYKPGRKQMKDLREQVLQELLPRAFTRRRKAFAWIDPVGGWLGIDAPSQARAEDVLEVLRQTLDTLPLALVRTELSPTSAMADWLAGGEAPAGFTIDQDCELRSVTEDKAAVRYVRHPLEGDEVRGHLTAGKLPTRLALTFDEHVSFVLTEKFEIKRLDFLDVVKENLDQQGAEDARALFDAGFALMTGELQRLLPAVVAALGGELKGGEAPAATGGVAFATEAASDAPF, from the coding sequence ATGTGGTTCAAGAACCTGCAGATCTATCGCGTTCCCGCCGGCTGGACGATGACGGCCGAAGCCCTGGAGGAACAGCTCGCACGCAAGCGCTTCGTGCCCTGCGGCAGCCAGGACCAGGAAACCCGCGGCTGGCTCTCGCCCACCGGTGACGAATTCCTCGTGCACCGCGTCGGCGGCCAGTGGCTGATCGCGCTGGGGGTGGAGCACAAGCTGCTGCCCTCGTCGGTGGTCAAGCAGGAGGCCGAGGAACGCGCCGAGGCGCTGGCCGAGCAGCAGGGCTACAAGCCCGGGCGCAAGCAGATGAAGGATCTGCGCGAGCAGGTTTTGCAGGAATTGCTGCCGCGCGCGTTTACACGGCGCAGGAAGGCCTTCGCCTGGATCGACCCTGTCGGGGGGTGGCTGGGTATCGATGCGCCCAGCCAGGCCCGTGCAGAGGACGTCCTGGAGGTATTGCGCCAGACTCTCGACACCCTGCCGCTCGCGCTGGTGCGCACGGAGCTGTCGCCGACCAGCGCGATGGCCGACTGGCTCGCGGGCGGCGAGGCGCCCGCCGGCTTCACGATCGACCAGGACTGCGAACTGCGTTCGGTCACCGAGGACAAGGCCGCGGTGCGCTACGTGCGTCATCCGCTCGAAGGCGACGAGGTGCGCGGCCACCTGACCGCCGGCAAGCTGCCGACCCGTCTCGCGCTGACCTTCGACGAGCACGTGAGCTTCGTGCTGACCGAGAAATTCGAGATCAAGCGCCTGGATTTCCTCGACGTCGTGAAGGAAAACCTCGACCAGCAGGGCGCGGAGGACGCGCGCGCGCTGTTCGACGCGGGCTTCGCGCTGATGACCGGCGAGCTGCAGCGCCTGCTGCCGGCCGTCGTCGCGGCGCTGGGCGGCGAACTCAAGGGCGGCGAGGCGCCGGCGGCCACGGGGGGTGTCGCGTTCGCCACCGAGGCCGCGAGCGACGCGCCGTTCTGA
- the earP gene encoding elongation factor P maturation arginine rhamnosyltransferase EarP, with product MSPSDASSVFDWDIFCRVVDNFGDIGVCWRLAKALAHDQGCSVRLWVDDWTTFARLCPAAGETGDSLRAEGVEVRRWCEHFPDVLPARAVVEAFACEPPASYVEAMAAVTPPPQWINLEYLSAEDWVEACHGLTSPHPRLPLTKRFCFPGFTPRTGGLLREKGLIATRERFQADAAARRDWLAGLGIPAVPEGARLVSLFAYEQRQLPELLRLWADAPRPTLLLVPEGRVLGDVLHFFGRANAQAGEILAEGGLTAAILPFLDVADYDRLLWACELNFVRGEDSFVRAQWAAQPFVWHIYEQDEAVHHDKLDAFLTRYLVDLDARAAEATRAFWKAWNGEGSLAAAWPAFADALPRLAPHTRCWSDRLAGQQDLASALVQFSELTVK from the coding sequence ATGAGCCCTTCCGACGCCTCGTCCGTCTTCGACTGGGACATCTTCTGCCGGGTTGTGGATAACTTCGGGGATATCGGCGTCTGTTGGCGGCTTGCCAAGGCATTGGCGCATGACCAGGGGTGCTCGGTCAGGCTGTGGGTGGACGACTGGACGACCTTCGCTCGCCTGTGTCCGGCCGCGGGGGAAACGGGCGATTCGCTGCGCGCGGAGGGCGTCGAAGTGCGTCGCTGGTGCGAACACTTTCCCGACGTGCTGCCGGCGCGTGCGGTTGTCGAGGCCTTCGCCTGCGAGCCGCCCGCGTCCTACGTCGAGGCGATGGCGGCCGTTACGCCGCCGCCGCAGTGGATCAACCTCGAATACCTGTCGGCCGAGGACTGGGTCGAGGCCTGCCATGGGCTGACGTCGCCGCATCCGCGCCTGCCGCTGACCAAGCGTTTCTGCTTTCCCGGCTTCACGCCGCGCACCGGCGGCCTGTTGCGCGAAAAGGGCCTGATCGCGACGCGCGAGCGTTTTCAGGCCGATGCGGCAGCGCGGCGCGACTGGCTCGCCGGCCTCGGCATCCCGGCGGTGCCGGAGGGCGCGCGCCTCGTGTCGCTGTTCGCCTACGAGCAGCGGCAGCTGCCGGAACTGCTGCGCCTGTGGGCCGACGCGCCGCGCCCGACCCTGCTGCTGGTGCCGGAAGGCCGCGTGCTGGGCGACGTGCTGCACTTCTTCGGGCGTGCCAACGCGCAGGCGGGCGAGATCCTGGCTGAGGGCGGATTGACGGCCGCGATCCTGCCCTTCCTCGACGTCGCCGACTACGACCGCCTGCTATGGGCGTGCGAGCTCAACTTCGTGCGTGGCGAGGATTCCTTCGTGCGCGCGCAGTGGGCCGCGCAGCCCTTCGTGTGGCACATCTACGAGCAGGACGAGGCGGTGCATCACGACAAGCTCGACGCCTTTCTCACCCGCTACCTTGTCGACCTCGACGCGCGGGCCGCGGAGGCGACGCGCGCGTTCTGGAAGGCGTGGAACGGCGAGGGGAGCCTTGCCGCCGCGTGGCCCGCGTTCGCCGATGCGCTGCCACGGCTTGCGCCGCACACGCGCTGCTGGTCGGACCGACTCGCGGGCCAGCAGGATCTCGCGTCGGCGCTGGTGCAATTTTCAGAACTAACGGTAAAATAA
- a CDS encoding acyl-CoA dehydrogenase, with the protein MATNRVTFDWADPLYLDSQLTDTERMVRDSARAYSQERLLPRVQEAFRHEKTDRAIFNEMGELGLLGATIPEQYGGSGMNYVCYGLIAREVERVDSGYRSMMSVQSSLVMVPINEFGSEETKQKYLPKLATGEWVGCFGLTEPNHGSDPGSMVTRARKVDGGYSLSGAKMWITNSPIADVFVVWAKDDAGDIRGFVLEKGWKGLSAPAIHGKVGLRASITGEIVMDEVFCPEENAFPTVRGLKGPFTCLNSARYGIAWGALGAAEACYETARQYTMDRKQFGRPLAANQLIQKKLADMLTEITLGLQGCLRLGRLKDEGNAPVELTSIMKRNSCGKSLDIARVARDMLGGNGISDEFCIARHLVNLEVVNTYEGTHDIHALILGRAITGLAAFSN; encoded by the coding sequence ATGGCAACGAACCGCGTGACTTTCGACTGGGCCGACCCCCTGTATCTCGACAGCCAACTCACCGACACCGAACGCATGGTGCGCGACAGCGCCCGCGCCTACTCCCAGGAGCGCCTGCTGCCGCGCGTGCAGGAAGCCTTCCGCCACGAGAAGACCGACCGCGCGATCTTCAACGAAATGGGCGAACTGGGCCTGCTCGGCGCAACGATCCCGGAGCAGTACGGCGGTTCCGGCATGAACTACGTGTGCTACGGCCTGATCGCCCGTGAAGTCGAGCGCGTCGATTCCGGCTACCGCTCGATGATGAGCGTGCAGAGCTCGCTCGTGATGGTGCCGATCAACGAATTCGGCTCCGAGGAAACCAAGCAGAAATACCTGCCCAAGCTCGCCACCGGCGAATGGGTGGGTTGCTTCGGCCTGACCGAGCCCAACCACGGCTCCGACCCCGGCAGCATGGTCACCCGCGCCAGGAAGGTCGACGGCGGCTACAGCCTGTCGGGCGCCAAGATGTGGATCACCAACAGCCCGATCGCCGACGTCTTCGTCGTGTGGGCGAAGGACGACGCCGGCGACATCCGCGGCTTCGTGCTGGAAAAGGGCTGGAAGGGCCTGTCCGCCCCGGCGATCCACGGCAAGGTCGGCCTGCGCGCCTCGATCACCGGCGAGATCGTCATGGACGAGGTGTTCTGCCCCGAAGAAAACGCCTTCCCGACCGTGCGCGGCCTCAAAGGCCCCTTCACCTGCCTGAACTCGGCCCGCTACGGCATCGCCTGGGGCGCGCTCGGCGCCGCGGAAGCCTGCTACGAGACCGCACGCCAGTACACGATGGACCGCAAGCAGTTCGGCCGCCCGCTCGCCGCGAACCAGCTGATCCAGAAGAAGCTCGCCGACATGCTGACCGAGATCACGCTGGGCCTGCAGGGCTGCCTGCGCCTGGGCCGCCTCAAGGACGAGGGCAACGCGCCGGTCGAACTGACCTCGATCATGAAGCGCAACTCCTGCGGCAAGTCGCTCGACATCGCCCGCGTCGCCCGCGACATGCTCGGCGGCAACGGCATCTCGGACGAGTTCTGCATCGCGCGCCACCTCGTGAACCTCGAAGTGGTGAACACCTACGAGGGCACGCACGACATCCACGCGCTGATCCTCGGCCGCGCCATCACCGGCCTCGCCGCGTTCTCGAACTGA
- a CDS encoding response regulator, with the protein MTGEHGGRSILLVEDNPVDLDLALRAFARQGPDCRIEVARDGEEALAFIRRWEQGHPPPALVLLDIKLPRVNGLEVLRQLKSHPRFGCIPVVMLTTSGEDADVGQAYELGANSYIIKPVNFARFIEVTEQIEQYWCLLNALPN; encoded by the coding sequence ATGACAGGCGAGCACGGCGGACGCAGCATCCTGCTGGTCGAGGACAATCCGGTCGACCTGGACCTCGCGCTGCGTGCCTTCGCGCGCCAGGGCCCGGACTGCAGGATCGAGGTCGCCCGCGACGGCGAGGAGGCGCTCGCCTTCATCCGCCGCTGGGAACAGGGACACCCGCCGCCTGCCCTGGTGCTGCTGGACATCAAGCTGCCGCGCGTAAACGGGCTGGAGGTGCTGCGCCAGCTCAAGTCGCATCCGCGTTTCGGCTGCATTCCGGTCGTGATGCTCACGACCTCGGGCGAGGATGCCGACGTCGGCCAGGCCTACGAACTCGGCGCCAATTCCTACATCATCAAGCCGGTCAACTTCGCGCGCTTCATCGAGGTGACCGAACAGATCGAGCAATACTGGTGTCTGCTGAACGCACTTCCGAACTAG